The following proteins are encoded in a genomic region of Coffea eugenioides isolate CCC68of chromosome 6, Ceug_1.0, whole genome shotgun sequence:
- the LOC113775148 gene encoding uncharacterized protein LOC113775148 isoform X1 — MASSITLIAVFSIALFACITEARKNPTDFLQSAVINEHTEDNHHAESSLSNQKKTSNGNILKDFESKFESKPGIFLWSYQGNDNHHAESSLSNQKKTSNGNILKDFESKFESKPGIFLWGYQGNDNHHAESSLSNQKKTSNGNILKDFESKFESKPGIFLWGYQGNDAESKSKEEKPLVKDN; from the exons ATGGCTTCATCTATCACTCTGATCGCAGTCTTTTCAATTGCCCTG TTTGCATGCATCACGGAAGCAAGGAAGAATCCTACGGACTTTTTGCAATCTGCTGTCATTAATGAGCATACTGAGGACAATCACCATGCAGAGTCGTCCCTTTCCAATCAGAAGAAGACAAGTAATG GTAACATATTGAAGGATTTCGAGTCGAAGTTTGAGTCGAAGCCCGGCATCTTTCTCTGGTCGTATCAAGGCAACGACAATCACCATGCAGAGTCGTCCCTTTCCAATCAGAAGAAGACAAGTAATG GTAACATATTGAAGGATTTCGAGTCGAAGTTTGAGTCGAAGCCCGGCATCTTTCTCTGGGGGTATCAAGGCAACGACAATCACCATGCAGAGTCATCCCTTTCCAATCAGAAGAAGACAAGTAATGGTAAC ATATTGAAGGATTTCGAGTCGAAGTTTGAGTCGAAACCCGGCATCTTTCTCTGGGGGTATCAAGGCAACGACGCTGAGTCTAAGTCTAAGGAGGAGAAACCACTCGTGAAAGATAATTAA
- the LOC113775148 gene encoding uncharacterized protein LOC113775148 isoform X2, producing the protein MASSITLIAVFSIALFACITEARKNPTDFLQSAVINEHTEDNHHAESSLSNQKKTSNGNILKDFESKFESKPGIFLWSYQGNDNHHAESSLSNQKKTSNGNILKDFESKFESKPGIFLWGYQGNDNHHAESSLSNQKKTSNGNILKDFESKFESKPGIFLWGYQGNDAESKSKEEKPLVKDN; encoded by the exons ATGGCTTCATCTATCACTCTGATCGCAGTCTTTTCAATTGCCCTG TTTGCATGCATCACGGAAGCAAGGAAGAATCCTACGGACTTTTTGCAATCTGCTGTCATTAATGAGCATACTGAGGACAATCACCATGCAGAGTCGTCCCTTTCCAATCAGAAGAAGACAAGTAATGGTAAC ATATTGAAGGATTTCGAGTCGAAGTTTGAGTCGAAGCCCGGCATCTTTCTCTGGTCGTATCAAGGCAACGACAATCACCATGCAGAGTCGTCCCTTTCCAATCAGAAGAAGACAAGTAATG GTAACATATTGAAGGATTTCGAGTCGAAGTTTGAGTCGAAGCCCGGCATCTTTCTCTGGGGGTATCAAGGCAACGACAATCACCATGCAGAGTCATCCCTTTCCAATCAGAAGAAGACAAGTAATGGTAAC ATATTGAAGGATTTCGAGTCGAAGTTTGAGTCGAAACCCGGCATCTTTCTCTGGGGGTATCAAGGCAACGACGCTGAGTCTAAGTCTAAGGAGGAGAAACCACTCGTGAAAGATAATTAA